From the Manis javanica isolate MJ-LG chromosome 13, MJ_LKY, whole genome shotgun sequence genome, one window contains:
- the LOC140843028 gene encoding uncharacterized protein yields the protein MEASGFAWRGGRGGMLGVGCGPAPPPEPTPSPAMDAALPLPTPPSPCSCLWLRTCRRQSPKSASGTDTRPADATAHHGAQPVHAAAHWRPCSPPPPLPPLTAHLQPVGWTPPGPQTPPPRSNSLQFPAADSFPAPSFPNPKTPAAWGWLLTQVMAQLEGHVPGREVGGAGQREEREQQALEVGGAGRREQRAQPWWQADPAPPCAAGSGSGRR from the exons ATGGAGGCCAGTGGCTTTGCCTGGCGCGGGGGGAGGGGGGGCATGCTGGGCGTTGGCTGCGGGCCAGCTCCGCCCCCAGAACCAACACCATCGCCAGCCATGGACGCTGCCCTCCCACTGCCAACGCCCCCGTCGCCTTGCTCTTGTCTCTGGCTGCGCACCTGCCGACGGCAGTCTCCGAAGTCCGCCTCAGGCACAGACACCCGGCCAGCGGACGCCACGGCCCACCATGGAGCGCAGCCTGTCCACGCTGCCGCCCACTGGAGACCCTGCTCCCCGCCACCGCCTCTGCCACCTCTCACGGCGCACCTGCAGCCGGTGGGCTGGACTCCGCCCGGGCCGCAGACCCCGCCACCGAGAAGCAACAGCCTGCAGTTTCCCGCAGCGGACTCCTTCCCCGCCCCATCCTTCCCCAACCCGAAGACGCCTGCCGCCTGGGGATGGCTGCTTACG CAGGTGATGGCGCAGCTGGAAGGACACGTGCCGGGCAGGGAAGTAGGTGGCGCTGGCCAGCGGGAGGAGCGTGAGCAGCAGGCACTGGAAGTGGGCGGTGCTGGAAGGCGGGAACAGCGGGCGCAGCCTTGGTGGCAGGCAGACCCCGCCCCCCCGTGCGCGGCGGGCTCCGGAAGTGGGCGGCGCTAG